TCTCCACCACGGGGGCGCCGGGGCGCAGGGTGCCGAGCGCTCTGGCCTCCAGGAGGATGTTGCGCGCGACCCGGTCCTTCATCGCGAACAGGTTCTGGAGTTCCAGCTTGGCGTAGACCTCCACCCCGCGTTCCGCGCCGAGGCGCAGCCGGACGAGCGGCGTGCGGCCGATCGCGTCCGTCAGCGTGTCGAACAGCATGATCAGGTCTCCCGTCGGTGGGTGGTGGAGCCGGCCGGGACGGCCGGGTACGGGCCGGGGCTCCAGGCGTCCCCGGCGCCCAGCGCGCGGTGCACGGTGACCTCGCCGCCGAGCGGTGCGCAGCCGGCACGGATGTGCCGTGCCTTGGCGTCGAGTTCGGGATCGTGGGTGTCGAGGAGGACGCCGAGCAGGGTGCCGCTGTGGGCCAGGACCAGGCCGTGGCCGCCGACGTCGTGGCACAGCGCGCGCAGGACGCCGAATCCGGCGCGGGCGCGTCGGCGGTCGTTGAGTTCGGCGCTGCGGGTGGCGACCTCGCCGACGGCGGGTACGTCACCCGTGGCGACGGCGTCGCCGAGCCGGTCCAGCAGCCGGGCGTACTCGTGGCGTTCGGCAGGCCCGATGGGCGGGGCGGCCCGGTTGTGGGCGACGGTGTCGACCTGTCCGCCCTCGTCGTGGGCGACGACCGTGAGCGGGGGCAGCGTGCCGAGTCTGCGGCCGAGCCGGACGGCCCGGTGGTGGAAGCAGACGATCTCGTCGTACATGACGCCGTCGGCGGGTTCGACGCCGCGCAGGAAGGCCTCGGTCTGCGCGGGGCTGAACGTGCGCCGGTACGCGGCGCCGACGGCCCGCACGGTGGCGACCAGGTCGGCCGAGGAACTGGCCATGCCCTTGCCCTCGGGCAGGTCGCCGCCGAGTTCCAGCAGTCCGCCGTCGTTCTCGCCGAGCGCTGCCAGGACGGCTTCCGCCACCCGCCGGGACTTGCCCTTGTGCGCGGGCGTGACGTGTACGGTCCGTGCGGCCCGGGCCGGGTGGAAGACGGCGGTGGCCCAGCGGGCCAGCGGGAAGGTGACGAGGAAGTCGCCGTCGGGGGCGGGCAGGGCGCCTTGGAGGAGTTCGCCGAAGGTGCCGAAGGCGTACCCGGTGCCGGTGACCGGTGCCGGAGCGGCGGGGGCGGCGGCCGGGCCGCTCAGCGGAGCGGGCGGCATCAGCGCTCCCCCGTTTCCGGCCGGTGGGCGTCCTGCGGTCCGGCCGGGCCGAGTGCGCGGGCCGTCTCGGCGGCTCCCGCGACGACGGCGTCGGACCTCTCCTGCCAGGCGGCGCGCAGTCCCTCGAGGGTGTCCTGCTGGGCGCGCAGTGCCTGCGCCACGGCGTCGGGGTGGGCGGAGCCCTCACAGGCGAGGCGGGCGAGGCCCCGATCGACGTCGAAGGCGTCGGCGAGCAGCCGCGCCGGGTCGGCGAGAGTGAGCGCGTGCTCGGCGGCGGCCCGGGTCAGCAGTGCGGGCGCGCCCGGATGGGGCGGTACGCCGGCCTCGGCGGCGCTCACGATGTACTTGCCGGCGACGACCTGCGCGGTCCGCCACGGCACCCCTTCGGTGAGGGTGAGGGCGTTGGCGAGGCTGAAGCCGCCCAGGTACTCGCGTGTGCACACCGCGCGCATGCGATCGGCCCGGAACGCGACGCGGCGGACCACCTCGGTGAGCAGCCGGACGGTGCCGTGCGCGGAGTCGAACGCGGTCAGGACGTGGGTGCCGGCTTCCTTGGAGACCTCCACCAGGTTGCAGAAGGGGGTGTTGCGCTGCCCGAGGAGGACGTCGGTGTGGAAGGCGCCGAGGTGGGCGGTGCGGCCGCGGATGCGTTCCAGGACGGGGTAGTTCTTCTTCTGCGGCATCGCCGAGGAGATGCCGGACAGGTCGTCGGGCAGTTCGATGAAGCCGTACTCGCTGCCGCCCCAGGTGAGCAGGTCGGTGACGAAGCGGCTCAGGGCGGCGCCGAGCAGGCCGAGTTCGGCGGTGGCCTCGGCACTCCAGCGGCGCGAGGCGACCGCGGTGAGCGCGTTGGGCTGCGGGCGGTCGAAGCCCAGCATGCGGGCCATCCGCGTGCGGTCCCAGGGCAGTTCCTGTCCGGCCATCGCGCCGGCGCCCAGCGGGCAGGTGTTCATCCCGTCGTAGGTGTGCAGCAGCCGCCGCTGGGTGTGCAGCAGCTGCTCCGCGAGAGCGGACAGGTGGAAGCCGGGGGTGATGATCTGCGCGGCCTGGAAGTGCGTGTAGCCGGGCATGGGCAGGCCGCGGGTCTCCTCGGCGCGGGCGAGGACGACGGAGCACAGGTCGAGCAGGGCGGTGGCGAGGCGGACCACCTGCTCGCGGCCGAACATCGTCTGCGCGCAGGCCTGGAGGTCGTTGCGGCTGCGGTCGACGTGCCAGTGGGGCACGGGGGCCGGCAGCCGGGCCGTGACGTGGCGTTCGAGGGCGAAGGCGATGTCCGACATGTTGGCGTCGGGCCGTGCGGTGAGGGCCCCGGGCCCCACCTCGTCCAGCAGGGCGGTGACGGTGCGGGCCTCTGCCTCGGTGAGCAGCGCCATCCGGGCGTACTCGGCCGCCAGGGTCTTCTCGATGGCGATGTAGTGGCCCAGCAGGTGGCGGACCTCGAACCGGAACTGGGGTGCGAGTACCTCGTCGTGCAGCAGGTCGCTCGGCCCGCCGCGGATGCGGCCGCTGAGTTCGGCGGCGGGCGCCGGGGGCTGACTCGTCACGGTGACGGTGTCCGTTCTGTGCGGTGGGGTGGTGGGGCCCGGTGAAGGGGTGACCGGTGCGGCGTCGGGGATCACCGGACGCGGTGCCCGTCCGGCCGGGCGGCCGGGCCGAGAGCGGCGTCGAGGGCGGCGTCGAGGGCGGCGGCGACGGCCCGCACGTGGGGGGCCCTGACCAGTGCGTAGTGGTCGGCGTCGCTGTCGTGGCGCACGAGACCGTCCGGCACTCGTGTCGCCCACCGGTCGGCGGAGTGCAGCGCGGCACCGGTGGTGCTCTGGTGGAAGTGGACGGTGCCCGACGCCACGGGCGGCCGGTAGCGGGAGGCGGCCAGCAGTCCGGTGCGGAACACGGCGTGGTGCCGGGCCAGTGCGGCCGTGTCGAGGGCCGGCACGCGGCCGTCCACGGCGAGGGCTGCGGCGACGGCCCGCAGCTGGGCCGGGGTGCCGTCCGCCGCCTCCAGCGCGGCGCGCAGGGCGTCCCGTGCGGCGGCGCCTGGGTCGGCGCCCGCGGAGCGGGCGAGGTCGTCGTGGAACCACTCCAGAAGTGCGATGCCGTCGGCGGGCACGTCCGTGGTCCCGGGGTAGGCGGTGTCGAGCAGGGTGAGCGTGGCCACTTCCTCGCCGTCGGCGCGGAGCTGGTGGGCCATCTCGTAGGCGAGCAACCCGCCGAGGGACCAGCCGGCCAGGTGGTACGGCCCGTGGGGGCGGACGGTGCGCAGGGCCGCGACGTGGACGGCCGCGAGCTCCTGCACGCCCGCGTCCCCGGCGCCGTCCGGGGCGGCGGTCGTCAGCCCGGGCGCCGACAGGCCGTACACCGGCCGGCCCGGTCGCAGCGCCGTCGCGAGGGAGCGGTAGCACAGGACGTTGCCGCCGACGGGGTGGACGAGGACGAGCGGATCCAGGTCGCCGTCCGGCCGGATGCGGACGACGGTGTCCGCCGTGCCGGATCGCCGGCGGGCGCGCAGGGCCTGCGCCTGCCGGGCGACGGTGGGGTGTTCCATCACGGTGGCCACCGACAGGCGCTCACCGAACGCCTCGTTGATCCGGCCGATGAGGCGCAGGGCGTCGATCGAGTGGCCGCCGGCGGCGAAGAAGTCGTCGTCGGCGCCGACGGGTCCGGTGCGGAGGATCTGTTCCCACAGACCGGCGAGACGGGTCTCGGTGGCGCCGCGTGGCGGGCGGGACGGGGTCCGGCGGACCGCGTGCGCCGGGTCCGGGGCGGGCAGGGCCGCCCGGTCGAGCTTGCCGTTGCGGGTCAGGGGCAGCGCGTCGAGCAGCACCCACGCCGACGGCACCATGTGCCGCGGGAGCCGGGTGCGGGCGTAGGTATCGAGAGCCGCCCCGGCCGCGGCCTCGTCCGCCGCGGTGCCGCCGGTGCCGCCGATGTCAGCGGTGTCACCGGTGTCACCGGTGGGCACGACGTAGCCGGTCAGACGTTCGCCGTGGAGCAGTACGGCGCAGGCGCGGACCTCGGGGTGCTCGGCGAGGGCGGCCTCGATCTCGCCGGGCTCGACGCGGAAGCCGCGGATCTTCATCTGGTGGTCGGTGCGCCCGGCGTACTCCAGGGCGCCGTCCGTCCGGTGCCGGGCGAGGTCGCCGGTGCGGTACAGGCGCCGGGTGACGCCGTCGGCGCCGGTGAGCTGCACGAACCGTTCGGCGGTCAGGTCCGGGCGCCCGTGGTAGCCGAGGGCCAGTCCGACCCCTTCGAGGAACAGCTCGCCCGTGACGCCCGTCGGAACCTCGCGCAGGCGTGCGTCCAGCACATGGGTGCGCATGTTCGCGATGGGCCGGCCGATCGGCACGGTGTCCCCGGCGCCGGGCAGGCAGTGCCACGCGGTGACGTCGACGGCGGCCTCCGTCGGCCCGTACAGATTGTGCAGCTCGACGTGCGGGAGCAGGTCGAGGAAGCGGGTCTGCACCTCGTGGGGCAGGGCCTCGCCGCTGCACAGCACGCGGGTGAGACCGGCGGCGCGCCGGACCGCGAGCGGGTCGTCGAGGAAGACGTCGAGCATGGACGGCACGAAGTGCACGGTGCTGACGCCCTCCTCGGCGACGAGACCGGCCAGGTAGGCGGGGTCGCGTTGGCCGCCGGGGCGGGCAAGGACGAGTACGCCGCCGGTGAGCAGGGGCCAGAAGAACTCCCACACCGACACGTCGAACGTGTACGGCGTCTTCTGCAGGACGCGTTCGCCGGGGTTCAGCCCGTAGGCCTCCTGCATCCACAGCAGGCGGTTGGCGATGGCGCGGTGGGCGACCACCACGCCCTTCGGAGTGCCCGTCGAGCCCGAGGTGAAGATCATGTAGGCGGGGTCGTCCGGACCCGCGGCGGTCACGGGGACGGCGGCGGAGTCCGCTGCGGGGCCCGGTTCGTCGGGGACGACGACGGTCACCGTGGGGGCGTCGGCAGGGCCGGCCGCCCGCAGCGCCCCCGCCCGGCGGCCGTCCGCGACGACCAGGCCGATGCCGGCCTGGCTGAGCAGCGCCCGGGTGCGCGCCTCGGGGTGGTCGGGGTCCAGCGGCACGTACGCGGCACCGGACTTGAGCACCGCGAGCAGCGCGACCGGCAGCAGGAGGGAGCGGTCCATGAGCAGGCCCACGAAGGCACCGGGCCGGGCGCCGAGGGCCCGCAGTCGCGCGGCGAGGCGTTCGGCGGCCTCGTCGAGCTGCCGGTAGCCGAGTGCGGTGCCCTCGAAGCGGACAGCCGGCGCGTCGGGCGTTCGCCGGACCTGCCGTTCGATCAGCCCGGTCAGCGTGTGCGGGGCGTCGTAGTGCCGCGCGGTGTCGTTCCACACGGCGTGCCGGCGGTGGTCCTG
Above is a genomic segment from Streptomyces collinus Tu 365 containing:
- a CDS encoding GHMP kinase; its protein translation is MPPAPLSGPAAAPAAPAPVTGTGYAFGTFGELLQGALPAPDGDFLVTFPLARWATAVFHPARAARTVHVTPAHKGKSRRVAEAVLAALGENDGGLLELGGDLPEGKGMASSSADLVATVRAVGAAYRRTFSPAQTEAFLRGVEPADGVMYDEIVCFHHRAVRLGRRLGTLPPLTVVAHDEGGQVDTVAHNRAAPPIGPAERHEYARLLDRLGDAVATGDVPAVGEVATRSAELNDRRRARAGFGVLRALCHDVGGHGLVLAHSGTLLGVLLDTHDPELDAKARHIRAGCAPLGGEVTVHRALGAGDAWSPGPYPAVPAGSTTHRRET
- a CDS encoding argininosuccinate lyase; this encodes MTSQPPAPAAELSGRIRGGPSDLLHDEVLAPQFRFEVRHLLGHYIAIEKTLAAEYARMALLTEAEARTVTALLDEVGPGALTARPDANMSDIAFALERHVTARLPAPVPHWHVDRSRNDLQACAQTMFGREQVVRLATALLDLCSVVLARAEETRGLPMPGYTHFQAAQIITPGFHLSALAEQLLHTQRRLLHTYDGMNTCPLGAGAMAGQELPWDRTRMARMLGFDRPQPNALTAVASRRWSAEATAELGLLGAALSRFVTDLLTWGGSEYGFIELPDDLSGISSAMPQKKNYPVLERIRGRTAHLGAFHTDVLLGQRNTPFCNLVEVSKEAGTHVLTAFDSAHGTVRLLTEVVRRVAFRADRMRAVCTREYLGGFSLANALTLTEGVPWRTAQVVAGKYIVSAAEAGVPPHPGAPALLTRAAAEHALTLADPARLLADAFDVDRGLARLACEGSAHPDAVAQALRAQQDTLEGLRAAWQERSDAVVAGAAETARALGPAGPQDAHRPETGER